From a single Herbiconiux sp. SALV-R1 genomic region:
- a CDS encoding polyribonucleotide nucleotidyltransferase, translated as MEGPEIKFAEAVLDNGKYGTRTVRFETGRLAQQAQGAVAAYLDEETMLLSATSVSKHPKDNFDFFPLTIDVEERSYAAGKIPGSFFRREGRPSTEAILVCRLIDRPLRPSFVNGLRNEVQVVITVLSIAPDEFYDSLAINAASASSQISGVPFSGPIGGVRLALMPGYGTEPDQWVVFPKHSQLEEAVFDLVVAGRVVENGDGSSDVAIMMVEAEATEGSWNLIKAGATKPNEAVVAEGLEAAKPFIKQLVEAQKSLADQAAKAIQEYPIFLAYSQQAYDAVAELAYDELVGIYQIADKIERQNADDALKERVKAAIQAKVEAGELGGDVPPMVSAAYKSVTKVVVRGRILRDGVRIDGRGLADIRPLDAEVAVIPRVHGSAIFQRGETQILGVTTLNMLKMEQQIDSLSPITHKRYLHHYNFPPYSTGETGRVGSPKRREIGHGFLAERALVPVLPSREEFPYAIRQVSEALGSNGSTSMGSVCASTLSLLNAGVPLRAPVAGIAMGLVSDEVDGETRYAALTDILGAEDALGDMDFKVAGTSEFVTAIQLDTKLDGIPSSVLDGALKQAKAAREAILNVLNAAIDQPDEMAPTAPRVISVQIPVDKIGELIGPKGKTINAIQDETGADISIEEDGTVYIGAVDGPSAEAARAQVNAIANPQNPEVGEQFLGTVVKIATFGAFVSLLPGKDGLLHISEVRKLAGGKRVENVEDVLGVGQKILVEITKIDDRGKLSLAPVLAEADPADTEGSAAHSEGPEAPAEG; from the coding sequence TTGGAAGGTCCTGAGATCAAGTTCGCCGAAGCCGTTCTCGACAACGGCAAGTACGGCACCCGCACGGTCCGGTTCGAGACCGGCCGTCTCGCGCAGCAGGCCCAGGGAGCCGTCGCCGCGTACCTCGACGAGGAGACGATGCTGCTCTCCGCGACGAGCGTGTCGAAGCACCCCAAAGACAACTTCGACTTCTTCCCGCTGACCATCGACGTCGAAGAGCGTTCCTACGCCGCCGGCAAGATCCCCGGCTCGTTCTTCCGTCGTGAGGGCCGCCCCTCGACCGAGGCGATCCTGGTCTGCCGTCTCATCGACCGCCCGCTGCGCCCGTCGTTCGTCAACGGCCTCCGCAACGAGGTGCAGGTCGTCATCACGGTGCTGTCGATCGCGCCCGACGAGTTCTACGACTCGCTCGCCATCAACGCGGCCTCCGCTTCGTCGCAGATCTCCGGTGTGCCGTTCTCCGGCCCCATCGGCGGTGTGCGCCTCGCGCTCATGCCCGGCTACGGCACCGAGCCCGATCAGTGGGTCGTGTTCCCGAAGCACTCGCAGCTCGAGGAGGCCGTGTTCGACCTCGTCGTCGCCGGCCGCGTGGTGGAGAACGGCGACGGCTCGTCCGACGTCGCCATCATGATGGTGGAGGCCGAGGCGACCGAGGGTTCGTGGAACCTCATCAAGGCGGGCGCCACGAAGCCCAACGAGGCAGTCGTGGCCGAGGGTCTCGAGGCGGCGAAGCCGTTCATCAAGCAGCTGGTCGAGGCGCAGAAGTCGCTCGCCGACCAGGCCGCGAAGGCCATCCAGGAGTACCCGATCTTCCTCGCGTACTCGCAGCAGGCCTACGACGCCGTGGCCGAGCTCGCCTACGACGAGCTCGTCGGCATCTACCAGATCGCCGACAAGATCGAGCGCCAGAACGCCGACGACGCCCTCAAGGAGCGCGTCAAGGCCGCCATCCAGGCCAAGGTCGAGGCCGGCGAGCTGGGTGGCGACGTGCCGCCGATGGTCTCGGCCGCCTACAAGTCGGTCACCAAGGTGGTCGTGCGCGGGCGCATCCTGCGCGACGGCGTGCGCATCGACGGGCGCGGCCTCGCCGACATCCGTCCGCTCGACGCCGAGGTCGCGGTCATCCCGCGCGTGCACGGCTCGGCCATCTTCCAGCGCGGCGAGACCCAGATCCTGGGTGTCACCACGCTCAACATGCTGAAGATGGAGCAGCAGATCGACTCGCTGAGCCCGATCACGCACAAGCGCTACCTGCACCACTACAACTTCCCGCCCTACTCGACCGGTGAGACCGGCCGCGTGGGCTCGCCGAAGCGTCGCGAGATCGGGCACGGCTTCCTCGCCGAGCGCGCCCTCGTGCCGGTGCTGCCCTCCCGCGAGGAGTTCCCCTACGCCATCCGTCAGGTGTCGGAGGCCCTCGGCTCGAACGGCTCCACCTCGATGGGCTCGGTCTGCGCCAGCACCCTGTCCCTGCTGAACGCCGGTGTGCCGCTGCGCGCCCCGGTCGCCGGCATCGCGATGGGCCTCGTCTCCGACGAGGTCGACGGTGAGACCCGCTACGCGGCGCTCACCGACATCCTGGGTGCTGAGGATGCGCTCGGCGACATGGACTTCAAGGTCGCCGGCACCTCGGAGTTCGTCACCGCCATCCAGCTCGACACGAAGCTCGACGGCATCCCCTCGTCGGTGCTCGACGGTGCGCTCAAGCAGGCCAAGGCCGCCCGCGAGGCAATCCTCAACGTGCTGAACGCGGCGATCGACCAGCCCGACGAGATGGCCCCCACGGCGCCTCGCGTCATCTCGGTGCAGATCCCCGTCGACAAGATCGGCGAGCTGATCGGCCCGAAGGGCAAGACCATCAACGCCATTCAAGACGAGACCGGCGCCGACATCTCGATCGAGGAAGACGGCACCGTGTACATCGGCGCCGTCGACGGCCCCTCGGCCGAGGCCGCCCGCGCCCAGGTCAACGCCATCGCGAACCCGCAGAACCCCGAGGTGGGCGAGCAGTTCCTCGGCACCGTCGTGAAGATCGCGACCTTCGGCGCGTTCGTGTCGCTGCTCCCGGGCAAGGACGGACTGCTGCACATCTCCGAGGTGCGCAAGCTCGCCGGCGGCAAGCGGGTCGAGAACGTCGAAGACGTGCTCGGCGTGGGCCAGAAGATCCTGGTCGAGATCACCAAGATCGACGACCGCGGAAAGCTCTCGCTCGCCCCGGTGCTCGCCGAGGCCGACCCCGCCGACACCGAGGGTTCCGCCGCCCACAGCGAGGGCCCCGAGGCTCCCGCCGAGGGCTGA